TTACTCCTgttccttttctttctttacTACTTGGTGCCATTATTATACTGTTTCTTATATTATATCAGTGATTTATGTAGCTTTCTTTTACACGCCACCACTTCTACGGAAATTCtattctttatatattctCTCCACAGGCTCTTCACATGTATATTGCGGACTTAATGCTCGTGATTTTGGTATCACCAAATTGGGCGTGTATAATACAATTTGTTTTTGTTAGGGAAAATTCTAGACGGGTGGTCTGTGTAAGCTTATCTATACAATAGGTTAACTGATCTATATAAGTTATTAAAGTTAATATATCGAATATAATTGAGCAGGTTAATTGCTAAGGCGCAGAAAGGTTATATAATCGACGTATTATATTAATTGAGCTACATATAATACATTTTTATGTATTATCAATGGACCTTGTTGGATACCAGTataatattgcaaaaacaTAGAATGTCATTTGAAAACAGAAATTTAGAAGAGAATGGGGGTGCAAATAAGGTGATAAGTCCAAGGCCACAGAAGGCGGTTGGTACGGGGACGCATATATCGAAGAGTGGTGGTAGGGGAGATATGACCAGAGTAGGAAAAGAGGGTAAAGATAGTCGAGAAAACAAGTCAGTATTGAGAGTAGAACCAGCGACTAATTTGAAATCGTGTTTGATGCCTAGCAGTGATGGATCCAGGCCACAGCTGTCTCAAAGTAGTGGTAATGGGGGTGAAATGCGCCTGGGAGCTGTATGTGTTGGGCAGCACGCCCATGCGTCGTTTGCAGAACCAGAGGACGATATTAGTCCCAATAGACACGGTTTATTGTCTTTGAATAGTATGGGAACGGTCTCGACATCGCTTGATGAGAATGTAGCGCATTCACATATGccaaatatgaatttcaattgtGAAGCCCCGAAGAGTACGTCTCCACCGTTCACGCAGGGGCAGCACGAATATTTTAGTCCGCCACCCATGTCTAGAATGAATTCCTTGCGGTATTCGGGACAAAACGATAAGAAAATCATCGAGTCTATGAGACAGTCGAAGACGACGAGTCCGTCACCCATCAGTTCGCCAAATCCAGATATTAAAACGTCAGAGACTCCCGAACAGAAAGTTAAGGACAAATTGCATTTATTGATTGGTATCACAGGATGTATCTCAGTtaacaagaatattttcttgataatCGAAAAATTGTTTAACATGTACACACCGgagaaattagaaattcAAGTAGTATTAACAAAGGCCGCTGAATGGTTCTTGtctgaaaaattgcatAAATTCGACGCTATGGGCGTCAAAGTGTGGTTTCATGATGATacattcaaatatttcctCACCAATAAAATCACAAGTAACCCGAGCAAACCGTTAGTCAAGTTAACTCCCAGCTTATTAAGTCAATACATCTTAAGTTACGATCTACAAAAATGGACCGACGTTTTATTGATCGCACCATTGTCTGCCAATACGATGgctaaattaattaatggATTGTCTGATAACCTCTTGACAGATTTACTTCACACATGGCCTATTCCTCAAATAAATTACccacaacaacagcaaaaGTCTGCCAATCAGCAACACGATAACACGGTATTATCGAATAATTTACTAGCCCCTAAGCCAATAGTAGCCGCGTTGGCATTGACCAGCTCTATGTATGCGCACCCGATCACAAAGAGACAGTTGTCACTTTTGCAAGAATCCTACCCTAATATGAGTATATTGAAACCAGTGGAAAAGTATGTTGACATTGATGGTAACATATCAATGGGTGGAATGCGGTCTTGGACCGAGGTTGTGGACTTTGTTCTGAAAAAATTAGGTGAACCAActaagaatgaagatgaagaaggtgaCGAcaatgatgacgatgacgacgacgatgatgatgatgatgatgatgatgatgatgatgatgatgatgatgatgatgatgatgatgatgatgatgatgatgatgatgacggtgatgatgatgattctgGATTTACAGTCGATAAGAAGGAGCATAATATGCGTCATAATCTACGTGACAGCAAGAAGGATCATATCAAACCTGAGAAACCTATAGAGTCATCCGACAAAAAGGTTTCAAATAAAGAGCTAAAGGAGCATGAAAAACTAGCTCTTCAAAATGCCATTAAGAATTCTGGTTTAGGTGTTAATCAATCtagtataaataattagtAATGTCTCATGTATAGTATTTATGtatcatatttattgtatatttTGTAGGAGCGTTTAATTTTGTGGAGTAAAATGAATGATCTTCGGGAATGAGAATTGAAAGCAGTGAAGAATACGTATAAACCATTGAATACTAATAGAAGGAGTTATATCGAAGTATGAAGGCATTCCAGTTTGATCCTGCTACGTACTCTAAGAAAGATATCTTCATTGGTGGTATCTCAacttatttatataatactGAAGCTTTAATTCCTTATGTTGAGAAATTCAATGAAAGTGTCAAGCATCATGACAATAATGTCAGCAGGAATCAATTCAATGAGTTACCTGTAAATGTCGTTTATTTGCTTCACCAAAGATGTGGTGATTATAAATTTACTGAGTCAATTGCGTATACTATATTAAAGCAATACTACGAAAAGAAGGAACAGAAAGTGCCGTTAATTTGCGTTACCTTTGATAACAGAAATCACGGTGCAAGAAAGGTTGATGATCTGAAAAACTCGTCTTGGAAGTCAGGCAATGACACACATGCGTTAGATATGATTTCCATGATCGACGGTATAATAGACGATACTAAATTGATCATGACTTATTTGCCAAGCTACTTGAATTTAGAATATCATTTATGCGACCATGCTAAAGTTCATCATAATACTACTATCAAATTCTCCAATATTTTAAGTGGTTATTCTTTAGGTGGACATACCGTTATTCGTTTCGCTAACAAATATCCAGACTTGGTTGATATAATTAATCCGGTGGTTGGGTGTAATGATTTGTCTTCGTTATTGATCAACAGACTTTTTAATTCCGAACTCGATTCTCCTAACTTTGACAAGCGCTGGTTTTACTTTGATTATAATGAGTTAATGTTGACCGACGACCAGAAAAAATACATTTATCCGGAGGCGTTCCATAATTATATCTGTCAAGAAGATAGTGAAATATTCGacaattttccattttctAAGATTAAGATGTTCGCAAGTTTTGGTGAAAAGGATACTTTAGTTCCACCTCGTTTATCGAAGGTTTGGGTTGATTTTTACAACAATACAAATTCAACTACAGGCGTATTTATACAAGAGGACGTAGGACATGATGTTACACCTGAAATGGTTGATAAATTCACCTCTTGGCTAGTCGAACATACTTAAATCTGAAAAAAAAACGAAATTCAAGCTTTATTCGTGTTAcaatatcaattgtttaaaatattgtttAGACTATATGAAGCAGTGAATATTACTACATATATGAATGTCTACGTTTCTTTCAATGTATAGtacaatattcaatataacGTTCCACTTTgattttgtgtaatatataataaccTAAATAGCATCATCTTTAATTACAAAGTTACATATGAAAGTATACAAACACACCTTGGAGCATGTTGAAAAACCAATCGAATTCTGTCCACGTAGATGGTTCtcataataatagttcGAACTATAACGATGAAGTGTCGTCAATAGCAAAATCTATAAGAAATGCAGATGAATCGGTTAATTTTATTACCTTCAATCAAGATGCATCTTGTATTGCACTTGGATTGAAGAATGGATATaagatattcaattgtaaGCCAAATTTTGGCAAATGCTATCAATTTAAAAAGAATGAATctattggaaaaattgaaatgttATACTGTACGTCATTGATTGCAATAGTCGGGTTGGGTGAAGAAGTAGGATCCTCACCAAGAAAGCTCAAGATCATAAATACCAGACGACAGTCAACCATATGTGAGCTAATATTCCCATCTACTATCTTGCAAGTTAAATTAAGCAAGTCTAGaatgattatattattagaggaacaaatatatatatacgACGTGACGACCATGAAACTACTACACACTATTGAAACTAGTCCTAACGGCAATGGATTGTGTACATTATCTGCCGATAATTGTGATGGCAAGAATAATAGCTATTTGGCTTATCCATCGCCACCGAAAACGATTACTCATGACTCATTGTTGGTGAATGGGATAAATACCAATGGCGGGATGAattctattcaaaataatatacagTCGGTAAGTAATAGCCCTAATCGAATCGGAGAtgttattatattcaataccACCACGTTGCAACCGCTTTCAGTCATCGAAGCCCACAAATCTGCATTAGCCGCCATAACATTATCCACTGACGGCACTTTATTAGCTACAGCATCAGATAAAGGAACAATTGTACGAGTCTTTTCTGTGGCAACTGgtttaaaattatatcagTTCAGAAGAGGTACGTATCCAACTAAAATATTCACACTTTCGTTCAGCTTCGATAATAAGTATGTTCTTGCGACCAGTTCAAGCGGAACTGTACATATTTTTAGGTTAGGTGAGGAGGAGTCATTAGAAAACAAACAtaagagaaagagaaattcaaagaaattgaaattgaatccaGAATATGAAACTAttacagaagaaaatgaaaacgAAATACAAAAAGATGACGCGGAAGACGACGATATAATTCAGGATGACGGTGATGACAGTGATGcagacgatgatgatgacgaatCATTGGAGGTCATACCTAGCAAACATAGAAAATTGTCCCAAGATTCAAACAATTCATTTACTAGCTTTAATTCTGCTTTTAGCAATGACGACAACAAGGACAATAAATCGGAGCCCTTGATTGACCAAACTCGCTTGTCAGTAGCCCGTCTAATAAGACGATCCTCCCAAACTTTGGGTCGGAAAGCAGCGCAAAAAATGGGTGACTTCCTTCCAACAAGGTTTTCGTCCATTCTTGAACCCACCAGAAATTTTGCCTCTTTGAAAATCAACTCCGTTAGCAAAGACATCAAATCAATTGCTATTATAAACAATGAAGTACAAGAAGATTTAGTTCCTCAGGCATATTTAAatgcaaaagaaaataatccTAGCCCTCCAAAAGATATCTCTGTGAATACTGCCAAGGATTTACTTccattaaatttattacaTATTAATGTTGTCACATCCGAAGGCTACTTTTATACTTATGGTTTAGATCCAGATAGAGGTGGtgattgtatattattacaCCAATACTTCTTGTTAGATTAacgaataaataaattaatttgatatttaggtgtttctattaattttattgttgCAATTTAGTGCAATATACaaaaaagataaaaataattgggGCGAGCTGGGAATTGAACCCAGGGCCTCTCGCATGCTTGTAGTAATCAATTTAGTTTCCTAAACTGTCGCCCAAAGCGAGAATCATACCACTAGACCACACGCccaaattgttgaaattctCTTTGACGCATCCAAACATACTACTTTAATATACTGAATCCTTCTCATGTGACCACACCATAGATAGAAAATTTCCTCTAGATGAGGttaaagaatcaaaatattctttgtaTTAGTAACATTACAGTATATAATAGTCCAAGAATGATTCAAGACAGAAAAAGACTTTCGAGTGGGCTTACTGTAACATCGAAAGTATTTGTTCGATCGAGAAACGGTGGAGCTACAAAAATTGTAAGAGAACATTATTTGAGAAACGATATTCCATGCTACTCTAAGCTATGCAACAAATGTCAACTTGATTTGAAACCAGATTCACATGGACAGTTACCGCAATTCATCTTATCTGAGGAGCCACAGAAGCTCGGTAAGGGACAACGTCATTATATCGTTTTAGATACCAACATTATATTGCATGCTATTGATTTGTTAGAGAATAATGAGTGTTTTTTTGATGTGGTAATTCCACAAACTGTGTTGGATGAAGTTAAGAATAGATCGTTTCCTATTTATCAGAGGATAAGGTCATTGGTTAAGTCTGAGGAGAAGAGATTTGTGGTTTTTCATAATGAATTCTGTGAATCTACGTACGTAAATCGTGAAAAAAATGAGTCTATAAATGATCGTAATGATAGAGCAATTCGAAAATTCTGTTCGTGGTTCAAAGGTCATCttaatgaagataactCGAAGATTCCAATCAGTATTGTCTTGATATGTAACGATAAGGATAATCGTGAGAAGGCTAAGAAGGAGGGCACTGATGCAAGAGCGTTGGCTGAATATATTGAAGCATTACCCAACGCAGATGACTTACGGGATTTGGTTCCAAACGAACATGAATCATTTGCGGGTTCCGAGACTATAAACGAAACTTCATTCCCAGAATATTATTCGACATCGAGAATTATGGGTGGTGTTAAAAATGGTACTTTATATCAAGGTATGCTTAACATATCCACTTACAATTTCTTGGAAGGAACTGTACAAGTTCCAGCTTTCAAGAAGccattattaattcttggaacaaaacaattaaataGAGCTTTCAATGGAGATTCTGTTATTGTCGAATTATTGCCAAAAGATAAATGGA
This is a stretch of genomic DNA from Debaryomyces hansenii CBS767 chromosome G complete sequence. It encodes these proteins:
- a CDS encoding DEHA2G09394p (weakly similar to uniprot|P36076 Saccharomyces cerevisiae YKL088W Protein required for cell viability) produces the protein MYYQWTLLDTSIILQKHRMSFENRNLEENGGANKVISPRPQKAVGTGTHISKSGGRGDMTRVGKEGKDSRENKSVLRVEPATNLKSCLMPSSDGSRPQSSQSSGNGGEMRSGAVCVGQHAHASFAEPEDDISPNRHGLLSLNSMGTVSTSLDENVAHSHMPNMNFNCEAPKSTSPPFTQGQHEYFSPPPMSRMNSLRYSGQNDKKIIESMRQSKTTSPSPISSPNPDIKTSETPEQKVKDKLHLLIGITGCISVNKNIFLIIEKLFNMYTPEKLEIQVVLTKAAEWFLSEKLHKFDAMGVKVWFHDDTFKYFLTNKITSNPSKPLVKLTPSLLSQYILSYDLQKWTDVLLIAPLSANTMAKLINGLSDNLLTDLLHTWPIPQINYPQQQQKSANQQHDNTVLSNNLLAPKPIVAALALTSSMYAHPITKRQLSLLQESYPNMSILKPVEKYVDIDGNISMGGMRSWTEVVDFVSKKLGEPTKNEDEEGDDNDDDDDDDDDDDDDDDDDDDDDDDDDDDDDDDDDDGDDDDSGFTVDKKEHNMRHNLRDSKKDHIKPEKPIESSDKKVSNKELKEHEKLALQNAIKNSGLGVNQSSINN
- a CDS encoding DEHA2G09416p (similar to CA4926|IPF1404 Candida albicans IPF1404); the protein is MKAFQFDPATYSKKDIFIGGISTYLYNTEALIPYVEKFNESVKHHDNNVSRNQFNELPVNVVYLLHQRCGDYKFTESIAYTILKQYYEKKEQKVPLICVTFDNRNHGARKVDDSKNSSWKSGNDTHALDMISMIDGIIDDTKLIMTYLPSYLNLEYHLCDHAKVHHNTTIKFSNILSGYSLGGHTVIRFANKYPDLVDIINPVVGCNDLSSLLINRLFNSELDSPNFDKRWFYFDYNELMLTDDQKKYIYPEAFHNYICQEDSEIFDNFPFSKIKMFASFGEKDTLVPPRLSKVWVDFYNNTNSTTGVFIQEDVGHDVTPEMVDKFTSWLVEHT
- a CDS encoding DEHA2G09438p (similar to uniprot|P43601 Saccharomyces cerevisiae YFR021W ATG18 Phosphatidylinositol 3 5-bisphosphate - binding protein of the vacuolar membrane); the encoded protein is MLKNQSNSVHVDGSHNNSSNYNDEVSSIAKSIRNADESVNFITFNQDASCIALGLKNGYKIFNCKPNFGKCYQFKKNESIGKIEMLYCTSLIAIVGLGEEVGSSPRKLKIINTRRQSTICELIFPSTILQVKLSKSRMIILLEEQIYIYDVTTMKLLHTIETSPNGNGLCTLSADNCDGKNNSYLAYPSPPKTITHDSLLVNGINTNGGMNSIQNNIQSVSNSPNRIGDVIIFNTTTLQPLSVIEAHKSALAAITLSTDGTLLATASDKGTIVRVFSVATGLKLYQFRRGTYPTKIFTLSFSFDNKYVLATSSSGTVHIFRLGEEESLENKHKRKRNSKKLKLNPEYETITEENENEIQKDDAEDDDIIQDDGDDSDADDDDDESLEVIPSKHRKLSQDSNNSFTSFNSAFSNDDNKDNKSEPLIDQTRLSVARLIRRSSQTLGRKAAQKMGDFLPTRFSSILEPTRNFASLKINSVSKDIKSIAIINNEVQEDLVPQAYLNAKENNPSPPKDISVNTAKDLLPLNLLHINVVTSEGYFYTYGLDPDRGGDCILLHQYFLLD